A genomic stretch from Nocardia wallacei includes:
- a CDS encoding winged helix-turn-helix transcriptional regulator, giving the protein MRSLQPQMFDELCPSVLSPVRIGDKWGALIVACLADGPRRYSELRIPLARITPKVMTQSLRTLERLGLVTRTVAGRQVTYELTALGYSMLEPLQAICAWAAEHWDELVDAVDPDEESALGA; this is encoded by the coding sequence ATGCGATCGCTACAGCCGCAGATGTTCGATGAACTGTGCCCGTCGGTCCTGTCGCCCGTCCGCATCGGGGACAAGTGGGGCGCACTGATCGTGGCGTGCCTCGCCGACGGCCCCCGTCGCTACTCCGAATTGCGAATCCCCTTGGCGCGCATCACGCCCAAGGTCATGACCCAGTCGCTGCGGACCCTCGAACGCCTCGGCCTGGTCACCCGGACCGTCGCGGGCCGCCAGGTCACCTACGAGCTCACCGCGCTCGGTTACAGCATGCTCGAGCCGCTACAGGCCATCTGCGCGTGGGCGGCCGAGCATTGGGACGAACTGGTCGATGCCGTGGACCCGGACGAGGAGTCGGCGCTGGGCGCCTGA
- a CDS encoding cobyrinate a,c-diamide synthase — MSVSTPAVVIAAPASGSGKTTLATGLIGALRRAGHRVAPFKVGPDYIDPGYHGLAAGRPGRNLDPVLVGVDRVVPLYEHGARDCDIAVVEGVMGLFDGRIDDNRAAAVAEGSTAQVAALLGAPVVLVVDARGHSQSLAALLHGFATFDSGIRLGGVILNRVGSERHEEVLRAACDRVGLPVLGALPRMAELSVPSRHLGLIPAVEHGSAARTAVDAMTELVAAHVDLPTLARLAAVRACAPEWNPAAELRSGVSGAIRLPDSDISAESDTAAETVVAGSAFASPVIAMAGGVAFTFGYAEHRELLEAAGATVVVFDPLRDELPTGTAGLVLPGGFPEEHAAALAANEPLLTAVAAAARRGMPIHAECAGLLYLTRSLDGHRMAGVVDATAEFGSRLTLGYRDAVALGDSPLWTAGTRVRGHEFHRTRLVTADIAAPAWAWRAPHGETVREGVLTERVHASYLHTHPAGNPRATTRFVITAADHAARRADA, encoded by the coding sequence ATGTCGGTGAGCACTCCCGCGGTGGTGATCGCCGCGCCCGCCTCCGGGAGCGGGAAGACCACGCTCGCAACGGGTTTGATCGGTGCGCTGCGGCGCGCGGGGCATCGGGTGGCGCCGTTCAAGGTGGGGCCGGACTACATCGACCCCGGCTATCACGGGCTCGCCGCGGGACGGCCGGGGCGCAATCTGGATCCGGTGCTGGTCGGTGTGGACCGGGTGGTACCGCTGTACGAGCACGGCGCTCGCGACTGCGATATCGCGGTGGTCGAGGGCGTGATGGGCTTGTTCGACGGCCGCATCGACGACAACCGGGCGGCAGCCGTCGCGGAAGGGTCGACCGCGCAGGTGGCGGCGCTGCTCGGGGCCCCGGTGGTGCTGGTGGTGGACGCCCGTGGCCACAGCCAGAGTCTCGCCGCGCTGCTGCACGGATTCGCCACCTTCGACAGCGGGATACGGCTCGGCGGCGTCATTCTCAACCGCGTCGGCAGCGAACGGCACGAGGAGGTATTGCGCGCGGCCTGCGACCGGGTCGGCCTCCCGGTGCTGGGAGCACTGCCCCGCATGGCCGAATTATCGGTGCCTTCCAGGCATTTGGGCCTCATTCCCGCCGTCGAACATGGTTCCGCCGCTCGAACCGCAGTCGATGCGATGACCGAACTCGTCGCGGCGCACGTGGACCTGCCCACCCTGGCACGGCTCGCCGCAGTACGCGCTTGCGCCCCGGAATGGAACCCGGCCGCCGAGTTGCGCTCCGGGGTGAGCGGTGCGATCCGCTTGCCCGACAGCGATATTTCGGCCGAGAGCGATACGGCGGCCGAGACCGTGGTGGCGGGCAGCGCGTTCGCATCGCCGGTCATCGCGATGGCTGGGGGCGTGGCGTTCACATTCGGGTATGCCGAGCATCGGGAGTTGCTGGAGGCCGCCGGGGCGACGGTCGTGGTATTCGATCCGCTGCGTGACGAACTGCCCACCGGCACAGCGGGTTTGGTGCTTCCGGGCGGGTTTCCCGAGGAACATGCCGCTGCGCTGGCTGCCAATGAACCGTTGCTGACCGCGGTTGCCGCGGCGGCGCGACGTGGGATGCCGATCCACGCCGAGTGCGCCGGACTGTTGTATCTGACGCGTTCGCTCGACGGTCACCGCATGGCGGGAGTCGTCGACGCCACGGCGGAATTCGGCTCCCGCCTCACCCTCGGCTACCGCGACGCCGTGGCACTCGGCGATTCGCCGCTGTGGACCGCCGGTACCCGCGTCCGCGGCCACGAGTTCCATCGCACCCGTCTGGTGACCGCCGACATCGCCGCCCCCGCCTGGGCCTGGCGCGCGCCCCACGGCGAGACCGTCCGCGAGGGCGTCCTGACCGAGCGAGTCCACGCCTCCTACCTCCACACCCACCCGGCCGGAAACCCCCGAGCCACCACCCGGTTCGTCATCACAGCCGCCGACCACGCCGCCCGCCGAGCCGACGCGTGA
- a CDS encoding NAD-dependent protein deacetylase: MPDLPSPVDALLELVAGRRTAVLTGAGISTDSGIPDYRGPGSPPRTPMTYQQFVGDPVFRQRYWARNHVGWRRMDAARPNPGHRALARLERAGVVTGLITQNVDLLHTKAGSRRVLDLHGTYARVRCLRCDALISRMALADRLEAANPDFAEAATLDGLEVAPDADAVVVDTGSFRMVDCAHCGGMLKPDIVYFGENVPKDRVAAAFEVVDQAEVLLVAGSSLTVMSGLRFVRHAAKTGRAVAIVNRGHTRGDDLATLTVDASCSEVLSALAEHCATVAA, from the coding sequence ATGCCGGATCTGCCCTCACCCGTCGACGCCCTGCTGGAGCTGGTCGCGGGCCGCCGCACGGCCGTGCTGACCGGTGCCGGGATCTCCACCGACAGTGGCATTCCCGACTACCGCGGTCCCGGCTCACCGCCGCGCACCCCGATGACCTACCAGCAGTTCGTGGGCGATCCGGTGTTCCGGCAGCGCTACTGGGCCCGCAACCACGTCGGCTGGCGGCGCATGGATGCCGCGCGGCCCAATCCCGGGCACCGCGCTCTGGCCCGCCTGGAACGCGCGGGCGTCGTCACGGGCCTGATCACCCAGAACGTCGACCTGCTGCACACCAAGGCCGGCAGCCGCCGCGTGCTGGATCTGCACGGCACCTACGCGCGGGTGCGGTGCCTGCGCTGCGACGCCCTGATCTCCCGGATGGCGCTGGCCGACCGGCTGGAGGCCGCGAACCCGGACTTCGCCGAGGCCGCCACGCTCGACGGTCTGGAGGTCGCACCCGACGCGGATGCGGTGGTCGTCGACACCGGCAGCTTCCGGATGGTCGACTGCGCGCACTGCGGCGGAATGCTGAAGCCCGACATCGTCTACTTCGGCGAGAACGTGCCCAAGGACCGCGTCGCGGCGGCTTTCGAGGTGGTGGATCAGGCCGAGGTGCTGCTGGTCGCCGGGTCGTCGCTGACGGTGATGTCGGGGCTGCGGTTCGTCCGGCACGCCGCGAAGACGGGCCGCGCGGTGGCCATCGTCAATCGCGGCCACACCCGCGGCGACGACCTCGCCACCCTCACCGTCGACGCGAGCTGCTCCGAGGTCCTGTCCGCCCTCGCCGAACACTGCGCGACCGTCGCCGCCTGA
- a CDS encoding cobalamin biosynthesis protein yields the protein MGFRPGAEAAVIVAAVREVVGGRWLRCLATVERRAGEQGLIGAAEELGVEIVSFPAERLAAVQVPNPLCRTATAVGTPSVAEAAALCAAADGELLVPKRVLRGITVALAR from the coding sequence GTGGGGTTTCGGCCCGGCGCCGAGGCCGCGGTGATCGTTGCGGCGGTGCGGGAAGTGGTGGGAGGCAGGTGGTTACGATGTCTGGCGACCGTTGAGCGGCGGGCCGGGGAGCAAGGGCTGATCGGGGCGGCGGAGGAGCTCGGGGTGGAGATCGTGTCGTTCCCGGCGGAACGGCTGGCAGCCGTCCAGGTGCCGAATCCGTTGTGCCGCACGGCGACTGCGGTAGGCACACCCAGCGTGGCGGAGGCCGCGGCCCTGTGTGCGGCCGCCGACGGTGAGTTGCTCGTGCCGAAACGGGTGCTACGCGGTATCACGGTGGCGCTGGCTCGCTGA
- a CDS encoding NAD(P)-dependent oxidoreductase — translation MAKIIVFGAGGRAGRTIAAEAQSRGHTVTRVVRDASEHADLDAATGDVTDAARIAELAAGHDVAVHAAATLDIPAAEFFPAAARALLTGLTTAGVPRLVAIGLATSFPNADGVLLRDSIEFPAEHRPFILGHGAGTDVLRSADTTIDWTVVAPSGDFDHTGDPVGRYRVTPADFDLRITYPDFARAVVDEIERPAHTRAFFAVTAA, via the coding sequence ATGGCGAAAATCATCGTTTTCGGAGCAGGCGGCCGAGCGGGCCGCACCATCGCGGCGGAGGCGCAGTCCCGCGGCCACACGGTGACGCGCGTGGTGCGCGACGCGTCCGAGCACGCGGACCTCGACGCCGCGACCGGCGACGTCACCGACGCCGCGCGGATCGCGGAACTGGCCGCGGGCCACGACGTCGCGGTACATGCCGCCGCGACGCTGGACATCCCCGCGGCCGAGTTCTTCCCCGCCGCCGCCCGTGCCCTGCTCACCGGACTCACCACCGCGGGCGTCCCCCGGCTCGTCGCGATCGGCCTGGCCACCAGCTTCCCCAACGCCGACGGTGTACTCCTGCGCGACTCCATCGAATTCCCGGCCGAGCACCGACCGTTCATCCTCGGCCACGGCGCGGGCACCGATGTCCTGCGCTCGGCGGACACCACGATCGATTGGACGGTCGTGGCCCCGTCCGGCGACTTCGACCACACCGGCGACCCGGTCGGCCGTTACCGCGTCACCCCGGCCGATTTCGACCTGCGCATCACCTATCCGGACTTCGCCCGCGCGGTGGTCGACGAGATCGAACGACCGGCCCACACCCGCGCCTTCTTCGCCGTCACCGCGGCCTGA
- a CDS encoding alpha/beta hydrolase translates to MTNETPVAPTRAASWQPDVLGEEYEQLTIPLGADPDGEGTVEATLVRYTAGARADATGTVLYVHGFTDYFFQKHLAEHMAAQGFRFYALDLRKCGRSRRPGQTAHYVSDLSLYDAELDEALRIVRAETGLPVLLMAHSTGGLVLPLWLDRLERSKGVAAQGITGLVLNSPWFDLQGPAYYRTIGTAVINGLGRVRAMARMPGAELSTYGDSLHRSVSGEWDYDLDWKPLTGFPVHFGWLRAIRQGHARLQRGLDVGVPALVLRSKVTKFMREYGPAADVADTVLDVRQIQRWSGCLGVRTNVVPIEGARHDVFLSSEPVRATAFEELDAWLAWLAEFTSKG, encoded by the coding sequence GTGACGAACGAGACGCCCGTTGCACCCACCCGTGCCGCGTCCTGGCAACCCGATGTGCTGGGCGAGGAATACGAGCAACTGACCATCCCACTGGGCGCCGACCCGGACGGCGAGGGCACCGTCGAGGCCACGCTGGTGCGCTATACCGCCGGCGCCCGCGCCGACGCCACCGGAACCGTGCTGTACGTGCACGGCTTCACCGACTACTTCTTCCAGAAGCATCTGGCCGAGCACATGGCCGCGCAGGGCTTTCGCTTCTACGCGCTGGATCTGCGCAAGTGCGGCCGGTCCCGGCGGCCGGGGCAGACCGCGCACTACGTCAGCGACCTGTCGCTCTACGACGCCGAACTGGACGAGGCGCTGCGCATCGTGCGCGCGGAGACCGGGCTGCCGGTGCTGCTGATGGCGCACTCCACCGGGGGCCTGGTGCTGCCGCTCTGGCTGGACCGGCTCGAGCGCTCGAAAGGCGTTGCCGCGCAGGGCATCACCGGGCTGGTGCTGAACAGTCCGTGGTTCGACCTGCAGGGCCCGGCCTACTACCGCACGATCGGCACGGCGGTGATCAACGGCCTCGGCCGGGTGCGGGCCATGGCGCGGATGCCCGGCGCCGAGCTGAGCACCTACGGCGACAGCCTGCATCGCAGCGTGTCCGGCGAGTGGGATTACGACCTGGATTGGAAGCCGCTGACGGGCTTTCCCGTGCACTTCGGCTGGCTGCGCGCGATCCGGCAGGGGCACGCGCGGCTGCAGCGCGGACTCGACGTCGGGGTGCCGGCGCTGGTGCTGCGGTCCAAGGTGACGAAGTTCATGCGCGAGTACGGCCCGGCGGCCGATGTCGCCGACACCGTCCTCGACGTGCGTCAGATCCAGCGCTGGTCCGGTTGCCTGGGCGTGCGGACCAACGTGGTGCCGATCGAGGGCGCCCGCCACGACGTGTTCCTGTCCTCGGAGCCGGTGCGCGCGACCGCGTTCGAAGAGCTCGACGCCTGGCTGGCGTGGCTGGCCGAGTTCACCTCGAAGGGCTGA
- a CDS encoding EI24 domain-containing protein, translated as MRDLANGFGYLLRGQRWVGAHRRALGLGLIPGLISLVLYLAALVTLVVFAGDIVDRATPFADSWASPWPGLLRGFLAVLLVALGLLLSVVTFTAVTLVIGQPFYEALSEQVDRSRSPEGAAPESGLPFLRELWISVRDGLRIVVRAACWGVLLFAAGFLPVVGQTVVPVLGVCVTGWFLAQELTSVALARRGVELRDQLNLLRTRRMLVWGFGIPLAAVFLIPFVAVFLMPGAVAGATLLVRDLRREETAESAPDQQARQRF; from the coding sequence GTGCGTGATCTGGCGAACGGGTTCGGGTATCTGCTGCGCGGGCAGCGGTGGGTGGGCGCGCATCGGCGGGCGCTCGGGCTCGGTTTGATTCCCGGGCTGATCTCGCTGGTGCTGTACCTGGCGGCGCTGGTCACGCTGGTGGTCTTCGCGGGCGACATCGTCGATCGGGCCACGCCGTTCGCCGACTCCTGGGCGTCGCCGTGGCCGGGGTTGCTGCGGGGATTCCTCGCCGTGTTGCTGGTGGCGCTCGGGCTGCTGCTGTCGGTGGTCACCTTCACCGCGGTGACGCTGGTGATCGGGCAGCCGTTCTACGAGGCACTGTCCGAGCAGGTCGACCGGTCGCGGTCGCCGGAGGGCGCCGCGCCGGAATCCGGGCTGCCGTTCCTGCGCGAACTGTGGATCTCGGTGCGCGACGGGCTCCGAATAGTCGTGCGCGCCGCCTGCTGGGGTGTGCTGCTGTTCGCGGCGGGATTCCTGCCGGTGGTCGGCCAGACCGTGGTGCCCGTCCTGGGCGTCTGCGTCACCGGGTGGTTCCTGGCCCAGGAACTGACCTCGGTAGCGCTGGCCCGCCGCGGCGTCGAACTCCGCGACCAGCTGAACCTCCTGCGCACCCGCCGAATGCTGGTGTGGGGCTTCGGCATTCCACTGGCGGCGGTCTTCCTCATCCCGTTCGTAGCGGTGTTCCTCATGCCCGGCGCGGTCGCGGGCGCCACCCTGCTCGTCCGCGACCTGCGCCGGGAGGAAACGGCCGAGAGCGCCCCGGATCAGCAAGCGCGGCAAAGGTTCTGA
- a CDS encoding magnesium chelatase subunit D family protein, whose protein sequence is MGPHSDGASARDGEAGFPFSAVVGQERLQLGLILCAVHPGIGGVLVRGEKGTAKSTVVRALAELLPPVVDERGERPARLVELPVGATEDRVVGSLDLQRVLRDGEQAFRPGLLAAAHHGVLYVDEVNLLHDHLVDVLLDAAAMGRVHIERDGVSHSHPARFVLVGTMNPEEGELRPQLLDRFGLTVDVAASRDVDVRMAVVRRRLDYEADPVAFATRYAEADRAVAERIVAARRRLGAVALDDVELRRIAALCACFDVDGMRADLVVARTATAHAAWRGGDRVTAEDVRVAAELALPHRRRRDPFDEPGISEEQLDEAMRQAEAEVARAEAESGGGAGESDASQDSEGRGSDDTSGPNDNSGEASDGPRELNHPDDSRSGPGDLGSGPSDPNSAPGDSNGGPVDSSDGPNDSGGPNDPNGGPGDPDSPDDPDGGPDGPDNGPDGPDGGPGSGRGQSRPGNAGTPVNSAARPPRWEIPGIGEGAPGRRSRAHTRHGRVVRATADPSAGLHLLGTVFAAAPHQNARGRVAGPLALEPADLRGAYREGREGNLVVFVVDASGSMAARDRLAAVTGAVVALLRDAYQRRDKVAVITMRGTEAELVLPPTSSVDIAVRRLSGLRTGGKTPLAQGLLKAREIVQRERVRDPRRRALLVLLTDGRATGGVDPVPRARAAARRLAGDGVAGVVVDCERGMVRLGLAADLARELRATYLRLAELTGDSVAGAVQAARSHHAA, encoded by the coding sequence GTGGGTCCACATTCCGATGGCGCGTCGGCGCGTGACGGGGAGGCCGGATTTCCGTTCTCGGCTGTGGTGGGCCAGGAGCGGCTGCAGCTCGGGCTGATCTTGTGTGCGGTGCACCCGGGGATCGGCGGCGTGCTGGTGCGGGGGGAGAAGGGCACCGCGAAGTCGACGGTGGTGCGGGCGTTGGCGGAGTTGTTGCCGCCGGTGGTGGACGAGCGGGGCGAGCGGCCCGCGCGGCTGGTGGAGCTGCCGGTCGGCGCCACCGAGGACCGGGTGGTCGGCTCGCTGGACCTGCAGCGGGTGCTGCGGGACGGTGAGCAGGCGTTCCGTCCCGGCCTGCTGGCCGCCGCGCACCACGGCGTGCTCTACGTCGACGAGGTGAACCTGCTGCACGACCACCTGGTGGACGTGCTGCTCGACGCCGCGGCCATGGGCCGGGTGCACATCGAGCGGGACGGGGTCTCGCACTCGCATCCGGCGCGCTTCGTGCTGGTCGGGACCATGAATCCGGAGGAGGGCGAGCTGCGGCCGCAGCTGCTCGACCGTTTCGGCCTGACCGTCGACGTGGCCGCCTCCCGCGATGTCGATGTGCGGATGGCGGTCGTGCGCCGCCGGTTGGACTACGAGGCCGATCCGGTGGCCTTCGCGACCCGCTACGCCGAGGCCGATCGCGCGGTGGCCGAACGCATCGTGGCCGCGCGCCGCCGCCTCGGCGCGGTGGCGCTGGACGATGTGGAACTGCGCCGGATCGCCGCGCTGTGTGCCTGCTTCGACGTCGACGGCATGCGCGCCGACCTGGTGGTGGCCCGCACCGCGACCGCGCACGCCGCGTGGCGCGGCGGCGACCGGGTGACGGCCGAGGATGTGCGCGTGGCGGCGGAACTGGCGCTGCCGCACCGCCGTCGGCGCGACCCGTTCGACGAGCCGGGTATCAGCGAGGAGCAGCTGGACGAGGCCATGCGGCAGGCCGAGGCGGAGGTTGCCCGTGCCGAGGCCGAATCCGGCGGCGGGGCAGGGGAATCGGATGCGTCGCAGGATTCTGAGGGCCGCGGTTCCGATGACACCAGCGGGCCGAACGACAATTCCGGCGAGGCGAGTGACGGTCCGCGTGAGCTGAACCACCCCGACGACTCGCGCAGCGGGCCCGGTGATTTGGGCAGTGGTCCGAGCGATCCGAACAGCGCCCCCGGTGACTCGAACGGCGGCCCGGTCGATTCGAGCGATGGCCCGAACGATTCGGGCGGCCCGAACGATCCGAACGGCGGCCCGGGCGATCCGGACAGCCCCGATGATCCCGACGGCGGACCCGATGGTCCGGACAACGGGCCCGACGGCCCGGACGGTGGCCCGGGCTCCGGGCGCGGGCAGTCCCGCCCCGGCAATGCCGGGACGCCGGTGAATTCGGCTGCGCGCCCGCCCCGCTGGGAGATCCCCGGCATCGGCGAGGGCGCTCCCGGCCGTCGCTCGCGCGCCCACACCAGGCACGGCCGGGTGGTGCGCGCCACGGCCGACCCGTCGGCGGGGCTGCACCTGCTGGGCACCGTCTTCGCCGCCGCTCCGCACCAGAACGCGCGCGGTCGCGTCGCCGGACCGCTGGCGCTGGAACCGGCGGACCTCCGTGGCGCGTATCGGGAAGGGCGCGAAGGCAATCTGGTGGTGTTCGTCGTGGACGCCTCCGGTTCGATGGCCGCCCGCGACCGCCTCGCCGCGGTGACCGGCGCGGTGGTGGCATTGCTGCGCGACGCCTACCAGCGTCGCGACAAGGTCGCCGTCATCACCATGCGCGGTACCGAGGCCGAGCTGGTGCTCCCGCCGACATCCTCGGTCGACATCGCGGTCCGCCGGCTGTCCGGCCTCCGCACCGGCGGGAAAACCCCACTGGCGCAAGGACTTCTGAAGGCGCGTGAGATCGTGCAGCGCGAGCGGGTGCGCGATCCGCGCCGCCGCGCCCTGCTGGTGCTGCTCACCGACGGCCGCGCCACCGGCGGCGTCGACCCGGTACCCCGTGCCCGCGCCGCGGCCCGCCGCCTCGCCGGTGACGGTGTGGCGGGAGTGGTGGTCGACTGCGAACGCGGCATGGTCCGGCTGGGGCTCGCCGCGGACCTGGCGCGCGAACTCCGCGCGACCTACCTGCGCTTGGCCGAGCTGACCGGCGACTCGGTGGCCGGTGCGGTGCAGGCGGCCAGGTCACACCACGCGGCCTGA
- the cobO gene encoding cob(I)yrinic acid a,c-diamide adenosyltransferase — protein MPKGVPETIPDDGLTTRQRRNQPVLAVHTGPGKGKSTAAFGMALRAWNQGFDVAVFQFVKSAKWKVGEEAAFRALGRLHEETGTGGAVEWHKMGEGWSWVRKAGTEQDHAAAALAGWREISRRLAAEQHRFYVLDEFTYPLKWGWVDVDEVVETLRTRPGNQHVVITGRDAPPALLEAADLVTEMSKVKHPMDAGRKGQRGIEW, from the coding sequence ATGCCCAAGGGTGTTCCGGAGACGATTCCCGACGACGGACTGACCACCCGGCAGCGGCGCAATCAGCCGGTTCTCGCGGTGCACACCGGGCCGGGCAAGGGCAAATCGACCGCGGCGTTCGGCATGGCGCTGCGGGCCTGGAACCAGGGCTTCGACGTCGCGGTGTTCCAGTTCGTCAAGAGCGCCAAATGGAAGGTGGGGGAGGAGGCGGCGTTCCGCGCCCTCGGCCGCCTGCACGAGGAGACCGGGACCGGCGGGGCGGTCGAATGGCACAAGATGGGCGAGGGCTGGTCGTGGGTGCGCAAGGCGGGGACCGAGCAGGACCACGCCGCCGCGGCCCTGGCCGGTTGGCGGGAGATCTCGCGACGCCTCGCCGCCGAGCAGCACCGGTTCTACGTGCTCGACGAGTTCACCTATCCGTTGAAGTGGGGCTGGGTCGACGTGGACGAGGTGGTCGAGACCCTGCGTACCCGGCCCGGCAACCAGCACGTGGTGATCACCGGCCGCGACGCCCCGCCCGCGCTGCTCGAGGCCGCGGATCTGGTGACCGAGATGAGCAAGGTCAAGCACCCGATGGATGCGGGGCGCAAGGGGCAGCGGGGCATCGAGTGGTGA
- a CDS encoding GNAT family N-acetyltransferase yields the protein MMSTVALKRSWAADLDTATLYKLLQLRVAVFVVEQKCAYPELDGLDLLPETRHLWLDDEGEIISTLRLLEEHKDGVKSFRIGRLCTTPPARGHGYTTRLLQAALAETGSATVRLNAQTYLIDMYTKHGFKPDGEEYIEDGIPHVPMRRG from the coding sequence ATGATGTCAACGGTTGCTCTGAAACGGTCGTGGGCCGCGGATCTCGACACCGCGACCCTCTACAAGCTGTTGCAGCTTCGCGTCGCGGTCTTCGTGGTCGAGCAGAAGTGCGCGTACCCGGAGCTGGACGGTCTCGACCTGCTGCCGGAGACGCGGCACCTCTGGCTCGACGACGAGGGTGAGATCATCAGCACCCTGCGGTTGCTCGAGGAGCACAAGGACGGCGTGAAGTCGTTCCGGATCGGCCGGTTGTGCACCACCCCGCCGGCGCGCGGGCACGGTTACACCACCCGGCTGCTGCAGGCCGCGCTCGCCGAGACCGGTTCGGCCACCGTGCGTTTGAACGCGCAGACCTACCTGATCGACATGTACACCAAGCACGGGTTCAAGCCCGACGGCGAGGAGTACATCGAGGACGGCATTCCGCACGTGCCGATGCGACGCGGCTGA
- the mqo gene encoding malate dehydrogenase (quinone) has product MTEKTDVVLIGAGIMSATLGALLRQLQPDWSITMFERTDAAAPESSDPWNNAGTGHSALCELNYSPQQPDGSVDVSKAVDINERFQVSRQFWAHAVETGVLGDPSEFINPIAHVSFVHGADNVDYLRRRYEALARHPLFEGMEYIDTPDEFARRLPLMAKGRDYSDPIALNWSDRGTDIDFGSLTKQLLAYLGGSGVEIAFGSQVRNLDKQSDGSWNVRVRNTRTGGNRTVNAKFVFVGAGGYALPLLQKSGISEIKGFAGFPVSGQFLRCTNPALIEQHNAKVYGKAAVGAPPMSVPHLDTRVIRGNAGLLFGPYAGWTPKFLKDGKLTDLFKSVRAGNVTPMLGVAATELGLVKYLVSELLKSPAGKVNTMEEFIPRADGHDWELITAGQRVQIIRRKGIGGVLELGTAVIAAADGSVAGLLGASPGASTCVSAMLDVLQRCFPAEYEQWTPRLKEMVPSLGIKLSENQGLYREVWDWSTKALRLERPESTGGNTPVPAGVARN; this is encoded by the coding sequence ATGACTGAAAAGACCGATGTAGTCCTCATCGGTGCCGGCATCATGAGTGCCACCCTCGGGGCGCTGCTACGTCAGTTGCAGCCCGATTGGTCGATCACCATGTTCGAGCGGACCGATGCCGCGGCCCCGGAGAGCAGTGACCCGTGGAACAACGCGGGCACCGGCCATTCGGCGCTGTGCGAGCTGAACTACAGCCCGCAACAGCCCGACGGTTCGGTCGACGTGTCCAAGGCCGTGGACATCAACGAGCGGTTCCAGGTATCGCGGCAGTTCTGGGCGCACGCGGTGGAGACCGGGGTGCTGGGCGACCCGTCGGAGTTCATCAACCCGATCGCGCACGTCAGCTTCGTGCACGGCGCCGACAACGTCGACTACCTGCGCAGGCGGTACGAGGCGCTGGCGCGGCACCCGCTGTTCGAGGGCATGGAGTACATCGATACGCCCGACGAGTTCGCGCGGCGGCTGCCGCTGATGGCCAAGGGCCGCGACTACTCCGACCCGATCGCGCTGAACTGGAGCGACCGCGGCACCGACATCGACTTCGGCTCGCTGACCAAGCAGCTGCTGGCCTACCTCGGCGGGAGCGGCGTCGAGATCGCGTTCGGCAGCCAGGTGCGCAACCTCGACAAGCAGTCCGACGGCAGCTGGAACGTCCGGGTCCGCAACACCCGCACCGGCGGAAACCGCACGGTGAACGCGAAATTCGTCTTCGTCGGCGCGGGCGGGTACGCGCTGCCGCTGCTGCAGAAGTCGGGCATCTCCGAGATCAAGGGCTTCGCCGGGTTCCCGGTCAGCGGCCAGTTCCTGCGCTGTACCAACCCGGCGCTGATCGAGCAGCACAACGCCAAGGTGTACGGCAAGGCCGCGGTGGGCGCGCCGCCGATGTCGGTGCCGCACTTGGATACTCGCGTGATCCGGGGCAACGCCGGGCTGCTGTTCGGCCCCTATGCCGGCTGGACGCCGAAGTTCCTCAAGGACGGCAAGCTCACCGACCTGTTCAAGTCGGTGCGCGCGGGCAATGTCACGCCCATGCTGGGCGTCGCCGCCACCGAGCTGGGCCTGGTCAAGTACCTGGTCAGCGAGCTGCTCAAGTCTCCGGCGGGCAAGGTGAACACGATGGAGGAGTTCATCCCGCGCGCCGACGGCCACGACTGGGAGCTGATCACCGCCGGTCAGCGCGTGCAGATCATCCGCCGCAAGGGCATCGGCGGCGTGCTCGAGCTGGGCACCGCCGTGATCGCCGCGGCCGACGGTTCGGTCGCCGGCCTGCTCGGAGCCTCGCCGGGCGCCTCCACGTGCGTCAGCGCCATGCTCGACGTGCTGCAGCGGTGCTTCCCGGCCGAGTACGAGCAGTGGACGCCGAGGCTGAAGGAGATGGTGCCCTCGCTGGGCATCAAGCTTTCGGAGAATCAGGGCCTGTACCGCGAGGTGTGGGATTGGTCGACCAAGGCGCTGCGGCTGGAACGGCCGGAATCCACGGGCGGCAACACGCCGGTACCGGCCGGGGTCGCGCGGAACTGA